A genomic window from Candidatus Krumholzibacteriia bacterium includes:
- a CDS encoding LeuA family protein has protein sequence MAATPHSALIFDWNRLEGFEFRHKPDLELNDETLRDGLQSPSVRDPELPQKIRLLHLMEELGIAGVDLGLPGAGVNAVEHIETLLREIIAHNMRIRPNCAVRTVISDIEALLEISERAGRPIEAATFIGSSPIRQYVEDWSLERLLRLTEEAVSFAVQRGLPVMYVTEDTTRAHPDTVRQLYQTAIRAGAKRICVCDTVGHATPIGVRFVLHHVRAVVDEVDPAVKIDWHGHSDRGLAIPNTMMAIASGVDRVHATGMGIGERCGNTPMDQLMVNLALEGIFRGSLEKLSEYVHLVSEGTGVPVPRNYPVFGEDAFRTATGVHAAAIVKALRKGDRWLADRVYSGVPAAMVGEKQELEIGYMSGRSNVDYWLESHGYKSSPELVERILKAAKESPRVLTDGEIETLVAEHEGGTRKKST, from the coding sequence ATGGCCGCCACGCCCCATTCAGCCCTCATCTTCGACTGGAACCGGCTGGAGGGCTTCGAGTTCCGCCACAAACCGGACCTCGAGCTCAACGACGAGACGCTGCGCGATGGCCTGCAGAGCCCTTCGGTGCGCGACCCCGAGTTGCCACAGAAGATCCGGCTCCTCCACCTCATGGAGGAGCTGGGCATCGCCGGGGTGGACCTCGGTCTGCCCGGGGCGGGAGTGAATGCGGTGGAGCACATCGAAACGCTGTTGCGGGAGATCATCGCCCACAACATGCGCATCCGCCCGAACTGCGCCGTGCGCACCGTGATCTCCGACATCGAAGCACTGCTGGAGATCTCCGAGCGCGCCGGCCGGCCCATCGAAGCCGCCACCTTCATCGGTTCGTCGCCCATCCGGCAGTACGTGGAGGACTGGAGCCTGGAGCGACTGCTGCGGCTGACGGAGGAGGCGGTGAGTTTCGCCGTGCAGCGCGGCCTGCCGGTGATGTACGTGACCGAAGACACCACGCGGGCGCACCCGGACACGGTGCGGCAGTTGTACCAGACGGCCATCCGCGCCGGCGCCAAGCGGATCTGTGTCTGCGACACAGTGGGGCATGCGACGCCCATCGGCGTGCGTTTCGTCCTGCACCACGTGCGCGCCGTGGTCGACGAGGTGGATCCCGCAGTGAAGATCGATTGGCACGGCCACTCCGACCGTGGGCTCGCGATCCCGAACACGATGATGGCGATCGCCTCGGGGGTGGACCGCGTGCACGCCACGGGGATGGGAATCGGCGAGCGCTGCGGCAACACGCCCATGGACCAGCTCATGGTGAACCTGGCCCTGGAGGGCATCTTCCGCGGGTCCTTGGAGAAGCTGTCGGAGTACGTGCATCTGGTGTCGGAGGGCACCGGGGTGCCGGTGCCGCGCAACTATCCGGTTTTCGGTGAGGATGCCTTCCGCACCGCCACAGGCGTGCATGCGGCTGCCATCGTCAAGGCGCTGCGGAAAGGGGACCGCTGGCTCGCCGACCGCGTCTACAGCGGCGTCCCGGCGGCCATGGTGGGGGAGAAGCAAGAGCTCGAGATCGGCTACATGTCGGGTCGTTCCAACGTGGACTACTGGCTCGAGTCCCACGGCTACAAGAGTTCGCCGGAGCTGGTCGAGCGCATCCTGAAGGCGGCCAAGGAATCACCCCGCGTGCTCACGGATGGCGAGATCGAGACGCTCGTCGCCGAGCACGAAGGCGGCACCCGGAAGAAAAGCACGTAG